A region from the Flavobacterium enshiense genome encodes:
- the rpsI gene encoding 30S ribosomal protein S9, producing MGVIHKIGRRKCAVARVYVTEGSGNITVNKKDFATYFPTATLQYKVMQPLSMTENASNFDVKVNVYGGGTTGQAEAVRMAIARAMCEVEAENRAILKPEGLLTRDPRMVERKKFGQKKARKRFQFSKR from the coding sequence ATGGGAGTTATTCACAAAATCGGTAGAAGAAAGTGTGCTGTGGCACGTGTTTATGTTACTGAAGGATCAGGAAACATCACCGTAAACAAAAAAGATTTCGCAACTTACTTCCCAACTGCTACATTACAGTACAAAGTAATGCAACCTCTTTCTATGACTGAGAACGCATCTAACTTTGACGTAAAAGTTAATGTATATGGTGGTGGTACTACAGGACAAGCTGAGGCTGTTCGTATGGCTATCGCAAGAGCAATGTGCGAAGTAGAAGCTGAAAACAGAGCAATCTTAAAACCAGAAGGTTTACTAACTCGTGACCCTCGTATGGTTGAGCGTAAGAAATTCGGTCAGAAGAAAGCTCGTAAGAGATTCCAGTTCTCTAAACGTTAA
- the rpsB gene encoding 30S ribosomal protein S2: MANKVEVKELLEAGVHFGHMTRKWDPNMAPYIYMERNGIHIINLYKTAAKIEEANEALKKIAASGRKVLFVATKKQAKDIVAEKAAAANMPYITERWPGGMLTNFVTIRKAVKKMASIDKMKKDGTFMTLSKKERLQVDRLRAKLEKNLGSIADMTRLPAALFVVDIKAEHIAVKEAQKLNIPVFAMVDTNSDPRQVDYVIPANDDASKSIDKVLSLVSGAIIEGLSDRKSDKEEQPAGEVAAAQTEATTSTEE; the protein is encoded by the coding sequence ATGGCAAACAAAGTAGAAGTTAAAGAATTACTAGAAGCAGGTGTTCACTTCGGACACATGACTAGAAAATGGGACCCAAACATGGCTCCTTACATCTATATGGAGCGTAATGGTATTCACATTATCAATCTATATAAAACTGCAGCTAAAATCGAAGAAGCTAACGAAGCTTTGAAAAAAATCGCTGCATCTGGTAGAAAAGTACTTTTCGTAGCTACCAAAAAACAAGCTAAAGATATCGTTGCAGAAAAAGCTGCAGCAGCAAACATGCCTTACATCACTGAAAGATGGCCAGGTGGTATGTTGACTAACTTCGTTACTATCCGTAAAGCTGTTAAGAAAATGGCTTCTATCGATAAAATGAAGAAAGACGGTACTTTCATGACTTTATCTAAAAAAGAACGTTTACAAGTAGATCGTCTACGTGCTAAATTGGAAAAGAACTTAGGTTCTATTGCAGACATGACAAGACTTCCTGCTGCGTTATTCGTTGTAGATATCAAAGCAGAACACATCGCTGTTAAAGAAGCTCAAAAATTAAACATTCCAGTTTTCGCTATGGTAGATACCAACTCTGACCCACGTCAGGTTGACTATGTTATCCCAGCAAACGATGATGCTTCAAAATCAATCGACAAAGTTTTATCTTTAGTATCTGGCGCTATCATTGAAGGACTTTCTGATAGAAAATCTGACAAAGAAGAGCAACCAGCTGGAGAAGTAGCAGCAGCTCAAACTGAAGCAACAACTTCAACTGAAGAATAA
- the tsf gene encoding translation elongation factor Ts, producing MATITAADVNKLRTITGAGMMDCKKALVEADGDFDLAIENLRKKGQKVAANRSDRESTEGAAIAVVNADNTAGVVITLNCETDFVGKNEGFVKLATDLANQALNYADKDAFLASDFGGITVNEKLIEQTGVIGEKIEVGQFERLEGAFVGSYIHAGKIATLVALSANVNGGDEAAKNVAMQAAAMNPIALDEAGVDASIIEKEIEIAKEQLRAEGKPEAMLDNIAKGKIQRFYKDNTLVNQDFIKDGSMSVASYIKTVDGGLTVTGFRRVALG from the coding sequence ATGGCAACAATAACTGCTGCAGACGTAAATAAATTAAGAACCATCACCGGAGCTGGTATGATGGATTGTAAAAAAGCATTAGTGGAAGCTGATGGAGATTTCGATTTAGCTATCGAAAACTTACGTAAAAAAGGTCAAAAAGTAGCTGCTAACCGTTCTGACAGAGAATCTACAGAAGGTGCTGCTATCGCTGTGGTAAACGCTGACAACACCGCTGGTGTAGTTATCACTTTGAACTGTGAGACTGACTTCGTTGGTAAAAATGAAGGTTTCGTAAAATTAGCTACAGATTTAGCTAACCAAGCGTTAAACTACGCTGATAAAGATGCTTTCTTAGCTTCTGATTTCGGTGGTATCACAGTTAACGAAAAATTAATCGAGCAAACTGGTGTTATCGGTGAAAAAATTGAAGTAGGTCAGTTCGAGCGTTTAGAAGGTGCTTTCGTAGGATCTTACATCCACGCTGGAAAAATCGCTACTTTAGTTGCTTTATCAGCTAACGTTAATGGTGGTGACGAAGCTGCTAAAAACGTAGCTATGCAAGCTGCTGCGATGAACCCAATCGCTTTAGATGAGGCTGGAGTTGATGCTTCTATCATCGAAAAAGAAATCGAAATCGCTAAAGAACAATTACGTGCTGAGGGAAAACCAGAAGCTATGTTAGACAACATCGCTAAAGGAAAAATCCAACGTTTCTACAAAGACAACACTTTGGTAAACCAGGATTTCATCAAAGACGGTTCTATGAGCGTTGCTTCATACATCAAAACTGTTGATGGTGGTTTAACTGTTACAGGTTTCAGACGTGTAGCTTTAGGATAA
- a CDS encoding queuosine precursor transporter: MFKTKKDIVYIILAGIFITNAIVAELTGGKLIQIGPFIMSIGILPWPIVFITTDIINEHFGRDGVKKLSFITAGLFAYCILVLFIGTKIPAFETGETVNDEQFYAVFGQGLFIMVASIIAFLVSQLIDVSIFWFLRNKTGKKMIWLRSTGSTIFSQLIDSFIVTGIAFWLTGKITTTQYLNMSATGYVFKLILAVVLTPLIYLGHYVIDRYLNETNSETDIQ; encoded by the coding sequence ATGTTCAAAACCAAAAAAGACATTGTCTACATCATATTGGCCGGCATTTTCATCACCAATGCCATTGTAGCCGAATTAACCGGCGGAAAACTCATCCAGATTGGCCCTTTCATAATGAGTATCGGTATTTTGCCCTGGCCAATTGTTTTCATCACCACAGATATCATCAATGAACATTTTGGTCGCGATGGCGTAAAGAAATTGTCTTTTATAACCGCAGGATTGTTTGCCTATTGCATACTCGTCCTCTTTATCGGTACCAAAATCCCAGCCTTTGAAACCGGAGAAACCGTGAATGACGAACAATTCTATGCCGTATTTGGGCAAGGTTTATTCATTATGGTCGCGAGCATCATTGCTTTTTTGGTTTCCCAATTAATCGACGTAAGCATCTTTTGGTTTTTAAGAAACAAAACCGGAAAAAAAATGATTTGGCTGCGAAGTACCGGTTCGACCATATTCTCCCAATTAATTGACAGTTTCATTGTGACCGGAATCGCTTTTTGGCTGACCGGAAAGATCACAACCACCCAATACCTGAATATGTCGGCTACTGGCTACGTTTTCAAATTAATCCTCGCCGTTGTTTTAACACCTCTAATCTATCTGGGCCACTACGTTATTGACAGATATTTGAATGAAACAAATTCCGAAACTGACATTCAATAA
- a CDS encoding DNA-3-methyladenine glycosylase I, translated as MNLKNRCAWCEKDDLYRNYHDTEWGVPVYDDQKIFEFLILETFQAGLSWYTVLAKRENFRNAFDHFDYKKVANYSEAKIESLKQNAGIIRNGLKIKAAVTNAVAFMEVQKEFGTFSNYIWGFVNHKPQDNKPKTIKEVPATSEISDTLSKDLKKRGFKFVGSTVVYAHMQATGMVNDHVEDCWTRKQ; from the coding sequence ATGAATCTTAAAAACCGCTGCGCCTGGTGCGAAAAAGACGATTTGTATCGCAACTACCACGACACCGAATGGGGCGTTCCCGTTTATGACGATCAGAAAATATTCGAGTTCCTGATTCTGGAAACCTTTCAGGCCGGGCTGAGCTGGTACACCGTTTTGGCAAAAAGGGAGAACTTCCGAAACGCTTTTGACCACTTCGATTACAAGAAAGTTGCCAATTATTCCGAAGCCAAAATCGAATCACTAAAACAAAACGCCGGCATCATCCGCAACGGATTAAAAATCAAAGCCGCTGTGACCAATGCAGTCGCTTTTATGGAAGTCCAAAAAGAATTCGGCACGTTTTCCAACTACATTTGGGGCTTTGTAAACCACAAGCCTCAGGACAATAAACCCAAAACCATAAAAGAAGTTCCCGCCACTTCCGAAATCTCCGATACTTTGAGTAAAGACCTGAAAAAACGTGGTTTTAAATTCGTAGGTTCAACCGTAGTTTACGCACATATGCAGGCCACAGGAATGGTCAATGATCACGTGGAAGACTGCTGGACGAGAAAACAGTAG
- the thiS gene encoding sulfur carrier protein ThiS, whose amino-acid sequence MELKINNQYKQFESESLSVQALLDLEFPNKQNGIALAVNNNVIPKIHWETTTLSETDDILIITATQGG is encoded by the coding sequence ATGGAACTAAAAATCAACAACCAATACAAACAATTCGAAAGCGAAAGTCTTTCGGTACAAGCTTTGCTTGACCTTGAATTTCCGAACAAACAAAACGGAATCGCGCTTGCCGTGAACAACAATGTTATCCCTAAAATCCACTGGGAGACCACTACCCTTTCCGAAACCGACGATATTTTAATCATTACAGCAACACAAGGCGGATAA
- the thiC gene encoding phosphomethylpyrimidine synthase ThiC, producing the protein MNSEEKISRQPFPNSSKVYIDGKIHPIKVAMREIRLSDTKLTNGNTEKNPPVTVYDTSGPYTDPNIEIDVRKGLPRIREQWILDRNDVEELTEISSDYGKQRLNDEKLNHLRFEYLHKPMRAKKGENVTQLYYAKQGIITPEMEYIAIRENQRIEQLETAQKAMKCQHAGHNFGANTPKNKITPEFVRSEIAAGRAIIPNNINHPESEPMIVGRNFLVKINANIGNSAVTSSIEEEVEKAVWACRWGADTIMDLSTGKNIHETREWIIRNSPVPIGTVPIYQALEKVKGVAEDLTWEIFRDTLIEQAEQGVSYFTIHAGVLLRYIHLTANRVTGIVSRGGSIMAKWCLFHHKENFLYTHFEEICEIMKQYDVAFSLGDGLRPGSIADANDAAQFAELETLGELTKIAWKHDVQVFIEGPGHVPMHMIKENMDKQLEHCSEAPFYTLGPLTTDIAPGYDHITSAIGAAMIGWYGCAMLCYVTPKEHLGLPNKKDVKDGVITYKIAAHAADLAKGHPGAQYRDNALSKARFEFRWEDQFNLALDPDTAREFHDETLPADGAKVAHFCSMCGPKFCSMKISQEIRDVAEADKGMKAKSEEFVESGKEIYL; encoded by the coding sequence ATGAACTCAGAAGAAAAAATATCCAGACAACCTTTCCCAAATTCCTCAAAAGTCTACATCGACGGGAAAATCCACCCGATTAAAGTCGCCATGCGAGAAATCAGACTTTCCGACACCAAACTCACCAATGGAAACACCGAAAAAAACCCTCCGGTAACCGTTTATGATACTTCGGGCCCATACACCGACCCAAATATCGAAATCGATGTTCGAAAAGGCTTGCCAAGAATCCGTGAACAATGGATTCTCGACCGAAACGACGTGGAAGAACTAACCGAGATTTCCTCCGATTACGGAAAACAACGCCTGAATGATGAAAAACTGAACCATCTGCGTTTCGAATATTTACACAAACCGATGCGTGCCAAAAAAGGGGAGAATGTTACGCAATTGTATTATGCCAAACAAGGCATCATCACGCCCGAAATGGAATACATAGCCATCCGCGAAAACCAACGCATCGAACAGCTGGAAACAGCACAAAAAGCCATGAAATGTCAACACGCCGGTCACAACTTCGGGGCAAACACGCCTAAAAATAAAATCACTCCTGAATTCGTGCGCAGTGAAATCGCTGCCGGCCGCGCCATCATCCCGAACAACATCAACCACCCGGAAAGCGAACCGATGATTGTAGGCCGTAATTTCCTGGTGAAAATAAACGCCAACATCGGAAACAGCGCTGTAACCTCATCAATTGAAGAGGAAGTGGAAAAAGCGGTATGGGCGTGCCGTTGGGGCGCCGACACCATCATGGACTTATCTACAGGAAAGAACATCCACGAAACACGCGAATGGATTATCCGAAATTCTCCAGTACCCATCGGAACCGTGCCAATTTACCAGGCATTGGAAAAAGTAAAAGGTGTAGCCGAGGATTTAACCTGGGAAATTTTCCGTGATACCTTAATCGAACAGGCAGAACAAGGGGTTTCCTATTTTACCATTCACGCCGGAGTTTTATTGCGTTACATCCATCTAACCGCCAACCGTGTAACCGGAATCGTTTCCCGTGGTGGCTCCATAATGGCCAAATGGTGTTTGTTCCACCACAAGGAAAACTTCCTGTATACACATTTCGAAGAAATCTGCGAAATCATGAAGCAATACGATGTTGCTTTCTCCTTAGGTGACGGATTACGCCCCGGCTCCATAGCAGATGCTAACGATGCAGCCCAATTTGCCGAACTCGAGACTTTAGGAGAGCTGACCAAAATCGCATGGAAACATGATGTACAAGTATTCATTGAAGGGCCTGGTCACGTACCGATGCACATGATTAAGGAAAACATGGACAAACAATTAGAACATTGCTCGGAAGCGCCTTTCTATACATTAGGTCCGTTAACTACCGATATCGCCCCAGGTTATGACCACATCACCTCTGCAATCGGTGCGGCCATGATTGGTTGGTACGGTTGCGCGATGCTATGTTACGTAACACCAAAAGAACATCTTGGCCTACCAAACAAAAAAGATGTTAAAGACGGGGTTATCACCTATAAAATTGCTGCCCACGCTGCGGACTTGGCCAAAGGACATCCGGGAGCACAATACCGCGACAACGCATTGAGCAAAGCGCGTTTTGAATTCCGCTGGGAGGATCAGTTCAATTTGGCTTTGGATCCGGATACGGCAAGGGAATTTCACGACGAAACCCTTCCCGCTGATGGTGCTAAAGTGGCACATTTCTGCTCGATGTGCGGACCGAAATTCTGCTCGATGAAAATCTCACAGGAAATCCGTGATGTAGCCGAGGCCGACAAAGGCATGAAAGCCAAATCGGAAGAATTTGTGGAAAGCGGAAAAGAAATTTATTTGTAA
- a CDS encoding thiamine phosphate synthase, translating to MIIITNPTNIENEISIIHSLFAEGLPLLHVRKPDFSEAEMKSFLSEIGLEFRNRLVLHSDHHLADTFGVNRLHFTESNRSKAKLFSESKWIKSASVHSIEAFNALEGDWNYAFLSPVFSSISKSDYISGNNHLEAIKQRNNLKTKIIALGGISSENIQKTLEHGFDDVALLGSIWLNINPIENFKKCQQIVLSF from the coding sequence ATGATCATAATTACCAATCCGACTAACATTGAAAACGAAATCAGCATTATCCATTCGCTTTTTGCGGAAGGCTTGCCATTATTGCATGTGCGTAAGCCCGATTTTTCAGAAGCGGAAATGAAGTCGTTTCTATCGGAAATCGGATTGGAATTTCGAAACCGATTGGTTTTACACAGTGACCATCATTTGGCAGACACTTTTGGCGTCAACCGACTACATTTCACGGAAAGTAACCGAAGTAAAGCCAAACTATTTTCAGAATCAAAATGGATAAAATCAGCATCTGTTCACTCAATAGAAGCCTTCAACGCACTTGAAGGCGATTGGAATTATGCTTTTTTGAGTCCGGTTTTCTCCAGCATTTCAAAATCAGATTACATTTCCGGTAACAATCATCTCGAAGCAATAAAACAACGCAACAATTTAAAAACTAAAATCATTGCTTTGGGTGGGATCTCATCAGAAAACATTCAAAAAACACTTGAACACGGTTTCGATGATGTTGCACTATTGGGAAGCATCTGGCTTAACATTAACCCTATTGAAAATTTTAAAAAATGTCAGCAAATCGTCCTTTCGTTTTAA
- a CDS encoding hydroxymethylpyrimidine/phosphomethylpyrimidine kinase — translation MSANRPFVLTIAGLDPSGGAGILSDIKTFEQHRVYGLAITTGNTIQTENQFYMIQWTDLDFVLDSIKKIFRTYDIKAVKIGIIPSLEYLKKIVSLIKKHSPRTKIIWDTVLKSTTEFEFTTVENKAELQKILKKIDLITPNYNEILKLSDSKNSAKEIAQELSTYCSVLLKGGHHPKQKGVDYLFMDEECAKLVSTKVITSEKHGSGCVLSSAITANLALGHDFILSSMKAKNYIEKYLTSNTTLLGYHHV, via the coding sequence ATGTCAGCAAATCGTCCTTTCGTTTTAACTATTGCCGGACTTGACCCATCAGGTGGTGCCGGTATTTTGTCGGACATTAAGACATTCGAACAACATCGGGTTTACGGTCTGGCCATTACAACTGGAAATACCATCCAAACGGAAAATCAATTCTATATGATACAATGGACCGATTTGGATTTTGTATTGGATTCAATAAAAAAAATATTTAGGACTTATGATATAAAAGCCGTGAAAATAGGAATTATTCCTTCATTGGAATATTTAAAAAAAATTGTTTCCCTTATAAAAAAACATTCTCCCCGAACAAAAATCATTTGGGATACCGTCTTGAAATCGACCACCGAATTTGAATTCACAACCGTAGAAAACAAAGCGGAACTGCAGAAAATTTTAAAGAAAATCGATTTGATTACACCGAACTACAATGAAATACTGAAACTTTCCGATTCGAAAAATTCGGCAAAGGAAATTGCTCAGGAGCTTTCAACATATTGTTCCGTTTTACTCAAAGGAGGACATCATCCCAAGCAAAAAGGGGTAGACTATCTCTTCATGGACGAAGAATGTGCAAAATTGGTCAGCACCAAGGTCATTACTTCCGAAAAACACGGTTCCGGTTGTGTCTTATCCTCTGCTATTACGGCAAATCTCGCTTTAGGGCATGATTTTATTTTATCATCGATGAAAGCCAAAAATTATATAGAAAAATACCTAACCTCAAACACAACTTTATTAGGATATCACCATGTTTAG
- a CDS encoding thiamine phosphate synthase: protein MFSKLQYISQGKTTKEQLYNIHQALDNGSDWIQLRFKNRNPQELFTLAEAIKTLCEEYLATFIINDNVDLAVHINADGVHLGLNDMKIEDARNILGNHKIIGGTANTIEDVLQRIKENCDYIGLGPFRFTTTKDNLSPILGLRGYQNIVAQMKVQNLDIPVYAIGGIRLEDTESLMETGIHGIAISGLITENPQLLTQLNEKLYVNI from the coding sequence ATGTTTAGCAAACTACAATATATCTCTCAAGGGAAAACGACCAAAGAACAACTGTACAACATTCATCAGGCTTTGGATAACGGATCCGATTGGATTCAGTTGCGGTTCAAAAACAGAAATCCACAGGAACTTTTCACTTTGGCGGAAGCCATAAAAACACTTTGCGAAGAATACCTGGCTACTTTCATCATTAATGACAATGTTGACTTGGCAGTTCACATCAATGCCGACGGCGTTCATCTAGGATTGAATGACATGAAAATAGAAGACGCCCGAAACATATTAGGTAACCATAAAATTATTGGTGGTACCGCAAACACAATAGAAGATGTTTTGCAACGCATTAAAGAAAATTGCGACTATATCGGATTAGGCCCTTTCCGATTTACAACTACAAAAGACAATCTCAGTCCGATTTTAGGATTGCGGGGTTATCAGAACATTGTCGCCCAGATGAAAGTCCAAAACCTGGACATCCCTGTTTATGCCATCGGCGGAATTCGGTTAGAGGACACTGAGTCACTAATGGAAACCGGAATACACGGCATTGCCATCTCAGGTCTGATCACCGAAAATCCTCAATTATTAACACAACTCAATGAAAAACTTTATGTCAATATTTAA
- a CDS encoding thiazole synthase, whose translation MSIFNIADKTFTSRLFLGTGKFGSNQQMEEAILASESELVTVALKRIDLETETDAILSHINHHHINLLPNTSGARNAKEAIFAAQLAREALETNWLKLEIHPDPKYLLPDPIETLKATEELAKLGFIILPYVHADPVLCKRLEDAGTAAVMPLGSPIGSNKGLKTEDFLEIIIEQSKVPVIVDAGIGAPSHATRAMEMGADAVLVNTAIAVAGNPKLMAEAFKEAVIAGRKAYEAQLAQTMNKAIASSPLTAFLYE comes from the coding sequence ATGTCAATATTTAACATAGCCGACAAAACTTTTACATCACGATTGTTTTTGGGAACAGGAAAATTTGGTTCTAACCAGCAAATGGAAGAAGCAATCCTGGCCTCTGAAAGTGAATTGGTGACCGTAGCCTTAAAACGCATTGATTTGGAAACAGAAACCGATGCGATATTGTCACATATCAATCACCATCACATCAATCTGTTACCAAACACATCAGGAGCACGTAATGCGAAAGAAGCCATTTTTGCGGCCCAGTTGGCTAGAGAAGCATTGGAAACGAACTGGCTGAAACTTGAAATCCACCCAGATCCGAAATATTTACTGCCTGACCCGATTGAAACCCTCAAAGCGACTGAAGAATTAGCTAAACTGGGTTTCATCATCCTTCCTTACGTTCATGCGGACCCTGTACTGTGCAAACGATTGGAAGATGCCGGAACAGCCGCCGTTATGCCTTTAGGCTCGCCTATAGGAAGCAACAAAGGTTTAAAAACCGAAGACTTTCTGGAAATCATCATCGAGCAAAGCAAAGTTCCGGTTATTGTCGACGCTGGAATTGGAGCACCATCTCATGCCACACGAGCCATGGAAATGGGTGCCGATGCTGTTTTGGTTAATACCGCTATTGCCGTAGCCGGAAATCCGAAACTTATGGCAGAAGCTTTTAAGGAAGCCGTTATTGCGGGAAGAAAAGCCTACGAAGCCCAATTGGCACAAACAATGAACAAAGCAATAGCTTCGAGTCCGTTGACTGCATTTTTATATGAATAG
- the thiH gene encoding 2-iminoacetate synthase ThiH, whose amino-acid sequence MNTFKSAFETYSWDSVQTKINQTTSKEVETALSKNKRTLDDFLVLISPAAKPFLEEMAQQSHVLTKKRFGKTIQMYAPMYLSNECQNICTYCGFSLDNKIKRKTLTEREIEIEIAELKKAGFDHVLLVTGEANYTVNINYFLKAVAQIKKQFSSISIEVQPLLEEEYLQLHEAGVHTVLVYQETYHREVYKEYHPKGKKSNFDFRLETPDRVGRSGIHKIGLGVLLGLEDWRTDSFFNALHLDYLQKTYWQSKYSVSFPRLRPAEGIIEPNFIMEDSDLLQLICAYRLWNEDLEISISTRENEKFRNNVIPIGVTSMSAGSKTNPGGYAVDVESLEQFETSDDRSAKEIASIITSKGYEPVWKDWDKAYTT is encoded by the coding sequence ATGAATACTTTTAAATCTGCTTTTGAAACTTACAGCTGGGATTCGGTACAAACCAAAATCAATCAAACCACATCCAAGGAGGTTGAAACGGCATTGTCCAAAAACAAAAGGACACTCGATGATTTCCTGGTTCTAATTTCCCCGGCAGCAAAACCTTTTCTCGAGGAAATGGCACAGCAAAGTCATGTCTTAACCAAAAAGCGTTTCGGAAAAACCATACAGATGTACGCTCCCATGTACCTGAGCAACGAATGCCAGAACATTTGCACTTATTGCGGTTTCAGTTTGGATAACAAAATCAAACGAAAAACGCTGACGGAAAGAGAAATAGAAATCGAAATAGCCGAACTGAAAAAGGCCGGGTTCGATCATGTGCTCTTGGTTACCGGAGAAGCGAATTACACCGTAAACATCAATTATTTTCTAAAAGCCGTAGCGCAAATCAAAAAGCAATTTTCTTCCATATCGATTGAAGTTCAGCCATTATTGGAAGAGGAATATCTTCAGTTGCATGAAGCCGGTGTTCATACAGTTTTAGTGTATCAGGAAACCTACCATCGGGAAGTTTACAAAGAATATCACCCAAAAGGGAAAAAATCCAACTTCGATTTCCGTTTGGAAACACCAGATCGGGTTGGTAGATCAGGCATCCACAAAATTGGGTTGGGCGTTCTGCTTGGATTGGAAGATTGGCGCACCGACAGCTTTTTCAATGCTTTGCACCTTGACTATCTTCAGAAAACGTATTGGCAGAGTAAATACTCCGTTTCCTTTCCGCGATTGCGTCCGGCCGAAGGAATCATCGAGCCAAACTTTATCATGGAAGACAGTGATTTGCTCCAACTGATATGTGCGTACCGACTGTGGAACGAAGATCTGGAAATATCTATTTCCACGAGGGAAAACGAAAAATTCAGAAACAATGTAATTCCGATTGGCGTGACTTCGATGAGCGCAGGCTCCAAGACGAATCCGGGCGGTTATGCCGTGGATGTGGAATCTCTGGAACAATTTGAAACGAGCGACGACCGTTCTGCCAAAGAAATTGCTTCCATAATTACGAGCAAAGGTTATGAACCGGTCTGGAAAGACTGGGATAAAGCCTACACCACCTAA
- a CDS encoding HesA/MoeB/ThiF family protein, whose product MINIHDYLRYSKPMLLPEVGEAGQLKLKEAKVLVIGAGGLGCPALQYLAASGVGTIGLVDFDKVELHNLHRQILYTENNINNSKAVTAKTVLETLNPHIKVQAFDKKLTIENADQLLSDFDVIVDGCDNFSTRYLVNDTCVKLNKPLIYGSILKFEGQIAVFNHKGSKNLRDLFPEPPNPEDVPNCSLNGVLGTLPGIIGTMMAHETLKLIMDLPTLENELVLFNALSWSYNKMKF is encoded by the coding sequence ATGATTAACATACACGATTACTTACGCTATAGCAAACCCATGCTCCTTCCGGAAGTTGGCGAAGCAGGACAATTGAAACTCAAAGAAGCTAAAGTATTGGTTATTGGTGCTGGCGGTTTAGGCTGTCCGGCATTACAATATCTGGCGGCTTCCGGAGTTGGCACCATAGGCCTTGTCGATTTTGACAAAGTGGAACTGCACAACCTTCACCGTCAGATTTTATACACCGAAAACAATATCAATAATTCCAAAGCCGTTACTGCCAAAACGGTTTTAGAAACGTTGAATCCCCATATTAAAGTACAGGCTTTTGATAAAAAACTTACGATTGAAAACGCAGATCAATTGCTTTCAGACTTTGATGTGATTGTCGATGGTTGTGATAATTTCTCAACACGTTATCTTGTAAACGATACCTGCGTCAAACTAAACAAACCCCTGATTTACGGAAGCATCCTGAAATTCGAAGGACAAATCGCCGTTTTCAACCATAAAGGTTCCAAAAACCTGAGGGATTTATTTCCCGAGCCGCCTAATCCGGAAGATGTGCCCAATTGCAGTCTGAATGGTGTTTTGGGAACGTTACCGGGAATTATCGGAACCATGATGGCACACGAAACCTTAAAGTTGATTATGGATTTACCAACGCTGGAAAATGAGCTTGTGCTCTTTAACGCATTGAGCTGGAGTTACAACAAGATGAAATTTTAA